One Pirellulales bacterium genomic region harbors:
- a CDS encoding cyanophycinase, translated as MVRRSSVAILGMCLIGIASAARAEEKKGSLVIIGGALRNTERKDWEREIWETVVDLAGGDSAKIAVFPTASGTPRDSGQRAVATLEKLGAEAFVVPLGMMNVDVDFRKVVVDEDIVEQVRSSTGVFFTGGDQKRITKALRTEDGKNTPLLDAVWEVYNRGGVIAGTSAGAAVLSRVMFSDPDSVLSTLKQGVKFGKEIDDGLGFLDPSWFIEQHCLTRGRFARALVAMHSQGLKFGIGVDENTACVVRNGYEVEIVGYKGAVVLDLSNASHDPDVQGFNLKNVRMTYLDHGDTFNLHTLEVMPAKEKQQGSVAMPQGTELENEPSRTDMFLDILGNTTVFDVLVRLIQSRKVEAIGLAFDGLAARDEPTQGFEFRFYPGADSAGWYGEVPEGTGFTVSNIHLDVRPIEISGPLYK; from the coding sequence ATGGTGAGGAGATCGAGCGTGGCCATCCTCGGCATGTGTCTGATTGGAATCGCATCCGCAGCACGCGCCGAAGAGAAAAAAGGATCCTTGGTAATCATCGGCGGAGCGTTGCGTAATACGGAACGCAAGGACTGGGAGCGCGAGATCTGGGAAACGGTGGTCGACCTGGCCGGTGGCGATTCGGCCAAGATCGCCGTCTTTCCAACAGCCAGCGGCACGCCGCGCGACAGCGGTCAGCGTGCGGTCGCCACGCTCGAAAAACTCGGCGCCGAAGCCTTCGTCGTGCCGTTGGGCATGATGAACGTGGACGTCGATTTTCGCAAAGTCGTGGTCGACGAAGACATCGTAGAACAAGTGCGCAGCTCGACCGGTGTGTTCTTCACCGGCGGCGATCAGAAGCGAATCACCAAAGCGCTGCGCACTGAAGACGGCAAGAATACGCCGCTCTTGGACGCCGTGTGGGAAGTTTACAACCGGGGCGGAGTCATTGCCGGCACGAGCGCCGGCGCTGCCGTGTTGAGCCGCGTGATGTTCAGCGACCCTGACAGCGTGCTCTCCACGCTCAAACAGGGGGTCAAGTTCGGCAAGGAAATCGATGACGGGCTGGGCTTCCTCGATCCCTCGTGGTTCATCGAGCAGCACTGCCTGACCCGCGGTCGCTTCGCCCGCGCCTTAGTCGCCATGCACTCACAGGGTTTGAAATTCGGCATCGGCGTCGACGAGAACACGGCCTGCGTCGTGCGTAACGGCTACGAGGTCGAAATCGTGGGCTACAAAGGTGCCGTGGTGCTCGACCTGTCCAATGCTAGCCACGATCCCGACGTGCAGGGATTCAACCTGAAAAACGTGCGGATGACGTATCTGGATCATGGCGACACCTTCAACCTGCACACGCTCGAGGTGATGCCGGCCAAGGAAAAGCAGCAAGGTAGCGTGGCTATGCCGCAGGGAACCGAGCTGGAAAACGAACCCTCGCGGACCGACATGTTCCTGGATATTCTCGGCAACACCACGGTCTTTGACGTGCTGGTGCGTCTCATCCAAAGCCGTAAGGTCGAAGCGATCGGCCTGGCCTTCGACGGGCTGGCCGCACGCGATGAACCCACGCAGGGATTTGAATTTCGCTTTTATCCCGGCGCGGATAGCGCCGGCTGGTACGGCGAGGTGCCCGAAGGGACTGGCTTTACCGTGAGCAACATCCATCTGGATGTTCGGCCCATCGAAATCTCCGGTCCGCTCTATAAGTAA